The sequence ATTGGGCGCAATACGGGCGCAACTATTATGCGCGGCACGATTACGAAGCGCTGCCCACCGATAATGCTGATATGCTCATGGCCGAGCTGGGGCAAAGTCTCGCAACTTTGCCCGGCAAGTCCTTTGGATCGTTGACTGTTTCAAAGGCGGACAATTTCTCGTATCTCGACCCCGTAGATGGCTCGACCAGCGCCAATCAGGGCGTGCGCGTGCTGTTCGAGGGTGGTTCGCGTGTCGTCTTCCGCCTGTCGGGGACGGGCACGGAAGGTGCAACGCTGCGCGTCTATCTTGAACGCTATGAACCCGCGAGCGGTGACCTCGACCGCGAAACGCCCGATATGCTGGCGGATCTGATCGCGGCTGCTGACGCCATCGCTGGTATCACCCGCCACACCGGCCGCACCGCACCTGATGTGGTGACGTGACGCCAGGGGTCACGATCAACGACGGCAGAACCCGCTTCACCGTCCGCTCCCCCCGCGCCTTGGCCCTGACGCTGTGCCTATTCGATGGCGAAACAGAGCACTTCGTCGGCATGGATCGCGCAGGCCACTTCTGGACGGTGGAACTTGAAGGGGATCTGAGCGGCGCCCGCTACGGCTATCGTGCGTCCGGCGAATGGAATCCTGCAGCGGGGCTGTGGTTCGATCCTTCCAAACTGCTGGTGGATCCTTACGCTGCAGAACTTGACCACAAGTTCAGGTTCGATAGCAACCTTTCCACATATGGATTTGATACTGCAGCACTAATTCCCAAAGCCATCATCTCGACCCTTCCCGTCGTCAAACAGCAACCGCCGCGCTTCCGGCACGGCGGGCTGATCTACGAAGTCAACGTCCGCGGGCTGACGATGCTTCATCCTGACGTGCCCGAACATATCCGAGGCACCGTAGCCGCTCTCGGCCATCCAGCGATCATCCAGCACCTCAAACGATTGCAGGTTACGGCGATTGAACTCATGCCGATCATGGCGTGGATCGACGAACGACACTTGCCTCCGCTCGGCCTGACCAATGCCTGGGGATACAACCCGGTCACCCCGATGGCGCTGGACCCGCGTCTGTGCCCCGGCGGCGTGGCGGAACTGCGCGAAACGGTTGCCGCGCTCCACGCCGAGGGTATTGGCGTTGTCCTTGATATTGTTCTGAATCACACTGGCGAGAGCGACGTTCTCGGCCCGGTTCTGTGCCTGCGCGGGCTTGATGATGAGGCTTATGCCAAGGCTCCTGATGGGACCCTGATCAACGATACCGGCTGCGGCAACACGCTCGACTTTGGCAATCCTGCCGTCCGCGCGCTTGCACTTGATACCCTGCGCCACTTCGTAAAGCATTGCGGAATCGACGGTTTTCGGTTCGACCTTGCCACCATTCTTGCGCGCAGCCCTGGCTTTGCGGGTAACGCACCGATCTTCGCCGAGATCGCTGCCGATCCATGGCTTGCTGATCGGATCATGATTGCCGAGCCTTGGGATATTGGCCCGGGTGGATATCAACTCGGAGCTTTCCCGCCCAACTGGTTGGAATGGAACGATAGATTTCGTGACGATGTGCGCCGGTTCTGGCGGGGTGATGCCGGGGTGGGGGTATTGGCCACGCGGATTGCCGGCTCGTCCGACGTGTTCGGTAAACGCTGCCGCTCGGTCAATTTCCTCGCCGCGCACGACGGCTTCACGCTTGCTGACGGGTTGGCCTACGAACATCGACACAACCATGCCAACGGCGAGGATAACCGCGACGGACATTCGGAAAATTACAGCTGGAACAATGGTGTAGAAGGCGAAACCGACAATGCGGATGTGATCGCAAGGCGGGCTGCCTACGCCCGCGCGATGCTTGGCACGCTGTTCGTTTCGACCGGCACCATCATGCTGACGGCAGGTGACGAATTCGGGCGAAGCCAGCGCGGCAACAACAATGCCTATGCGCAGGACAACCCGGTCACGTGGATCGACTGGACGAACCGGGATATAGCGCTGGAGGAGTACGTGTGCGCACTATCCTCTTGGCGTAATTCGATAATAGAACAATTCTCCAGCTTTCCCGAGGACGGCGCCTGGTCCGGGTTGGATGGGGGTTCGATGGGTGTAGAGGCATGGCAAGGGGGGGATACCCCCGGCTTGCGCTGGTCTGGGGGCACCTACGGCTTCGTGGTTGACCGGACCGGCCCTGTCGCCGGCCCAGCCTGAACCATCACGCACCAATCCGGCGCAATGCACGGTCGGGATGGAAACCTCCAACTGCAGCCGGATAGGTCCGCTCACCGCGCGCAAGAGGGCGCGGCAGCAACTGGCCGAGCAGGAGTTGTCCGAAGGTCCATTCGCCAAGTTCGGATTCGGCGTTGATGTGCCCGGCCTCGCCCGCGTCCACGAAACCGCTGCCCCAGGCCTGCGCTAGCTGCTGTGCCTGACCGATGCCCATGTAGGGATCGTTGCGGCTGCTCACGACGATCGAGGGGAACGGCAGCTCGCCATGCGGGAATGGCGCGAAGCGGGTGAGACGGCGGTCGATCGGGCGCACTTCGACATCGGGCGGAGCGACCAGCAGCGCGCCGATCACTTTGCCGTCGCGTGGTTGTTCGAATTCTGCCCACCAAGCCACGGCCAGACAACCGAGGCTGTGCGCGGCCAGGACGACCGGCCGGTCGGCGCGCTGTATGGCGAGGTTGATCTTGTTGACCCAGGTGTTGCGATGCGGATCGTCCCACAGGCCGAGATCAATGCGGTGGCAATCGGGAAGCGTCTCTTCCCACCGCGTTTGCCAATGACCTGGCCCGCTGTTGCCGAGGCCTGGAACAGTGAGAATCAGCGGGTCTTTTGATGACCGCGCGAGGGTGTCTTGAGCCATTGCTTGTCTCCATGTGCAGAAAAGCCGGTCGACTCGGTTTACGTCCCGACACCTCATGACATAAGTCAACTTTATCGGTAGACAATAGCGCAGCGCCAGACCGCACGCGATTTGCGCCAAGATGCTATGGCCCGGTGCAGTTCACAGCGGCGGCAAAGGCTCGCTCACAACTGTCGAAGCAATATCTCCCGGACAGCCCAGGCCAATCAACACGCCGCGAGCCACTTCAGCCGGATAATCGCCGCCTGTCTCCTCGCGCAATTGCGTGAACAAGGCCGACAGCGTGGTGCCGAGAAGCAGGTCCCGGCCAATGCGGACGTCGGGCACTTGGAACATGCCGCAGGCAATGCCGCCAGCGACCGTCAACCGCGCCTGCTCGTAAGTCTCCGCCCCGAACACGATGCCGCTGGCGGAAAGGTTGACGATCGACCACGCCCAGCGGGAATCCGTGCGGCCGCGCTCAAGGTAATAGCGGATCGCGGTGGCCGTTCGTTCCGCGCCGTCTGCCTTGGTGTCCAGCACAGCGGTGACCTTGGCGAGAAACTCGTGCGCCACTTCCCACGTCAGTGCCTCGCGCAGGTCCTCCATGCCGGAAAAGTGATTGTAGAACGTCTGGCGCGTTATCCCCGCCGCCTCGCAGACTTCCTCGACGCGGCAGTGCAGACCGGTTTCGCGGCCATAGATGTCAAAGGTCACCGCCACGATCCTTGCCCGCGTGCGGGCGCGTCTCTCCCGGCCGATCTCGGCGCGGCGCTCTGCATCGACCTTGCGCTTGCGGGGGGCGGCTGTCGTCATGGTTTGGACCTATCGGCCAAATCCGTGCTCGTCCACACCCTCTGCTCCCTGAACGCGCGCGCGGTGAAACCCGTTCGCGCTTTGAAAAAGCGGGCAAAGTACGCGGGATCGGCAAAGCCGAGCGCATAGGCGATCTGCGCAACACCGGCCCCGGTGAAGGTAAGGTTGCGCCTTGCTTCCAGCACAACCCGCTCATGGACGAGGTCAGCTGGTGACTGCCCGGTCAAGGCGCGGGTGGCGCGTGTGAGTGTCGACATCGTGGTCCCGAGAGCCTTTGCGTAGGCAGAAACCGGCCAATGCTCGCGGTAATGAGCCTCGACCAGCGTGCGAAACCGCGCGACCAACGGTTCACGCGCGTCCTGCGGGCCGCGGCTTGCCGCGGTCTCGGTCGCTTCAGCAGCCTCAGCCAGAATCAACCCCACTTGCGCCAGCAGACCTGGCCCCAGGGCGGGTTCAACGCCCAACCTCCCGGCCATGTCAGCAAGGAGCCAGCTCAGCCGCGCGGCGGTGGCGGACGATGCACTGAGCGTCACGGCCCGGGCTTGCCCGTCAAAGGCGGACAGTCCTCCAAGCACACCGCCGAGGCGCGGGTCGCTCAACATGCCGGCCGCGAGCGAAAGCACCCAGCCTTGGGCGCCTCGATCAAACCGGAAGGCATGGACGCTCGACGGTGGCACGAGGATCAGCGCGGGTGCGGATACGTGCTCGTCTCCACCGTCACCCAGCAACAGGCTCGCGCCGCTTTCAACAAGGAGCAACTGGAGCATATGCGGATGGGCATGTGGCTTGATCGTCCAGTCATGCAGACTTGACCGATCATAAATGCGTTCGAGATGGACGAACTCGGGCGGCACCAGAACGCCGGTTTCACCGTAGAGTGGATAATGCGTGATGGCGCGGACCTGCATCGTGCAACTTTGCGATGCTTGCTTCAAATGTGCAAGACTCTGCCTCAAGCGGACATCGCCGGTTTTCTTTGGACAGTGCAGGATACGTCCACTGCTTGAGAGGAACCGAAAATGGCAGAAACATCAGAAAAGCGGCCAAAATTCCGCTTCGATCCTTATTCGCCGGCAATCGATGCCGACCCCTTCCCCGCCTACAAGGTTCTGCGCGATGAGCACCCCTGCTTCTGGTCGGAAGAAGCAGGCAAATGGGTCCTGTCGCGCTATGACGATGTGCTCGCCGCGCTGCAGGATTGGCGAACCTATTCGTCAGCCAAGGGCAACCTTGTCGACGAGTTTCCCGGCCGTGCAGGCTCCACGCTCGGGTCCAGCGATCCACCGCGCCATGACCGGCTGCGCGCGCTGATTCAGTCGGCTGTGACCAAACGCGCGCTTGAACACATCATCGAACCGGCACGCGCCTCGGCCAAGGCCCACCTTGCAGCGCTGGCGGACAAACCGACCTTCGATCTGGTCGGTGAATACACGTCGAAACTGACTGTCGATCTGCTGTTCTATCTCTTCGCCCTGCCCGAAGAGGGGGCGGCAGAGGTTCGTGAGAATGCCGTACTGATGGTCCAGACTGATCCGGTCACGCGGCAGAAGAGTCCCGAACACCTCGCGGCGTTTCAATGGATGGCAGACTATGCCGAGAAATTGGTCGCCGCGCGCAAACTCGAACCCGGCGACGATCTGCTTTCGAACTTCATCACCGCGGAAATCGATGGAGAAAAGTTGCTCGACAAGGAAGTGCAACTGACCGTGACCACGTTAATCATGGCCGGGATCGAGAGCCTGTCAGGTTTCATGGCAATCTTCGGGTTGAACCTTGCCGATCATCCCGAGGCACGGCAGGCGCTGGTTGCAAACCCGGCACTGAT is a genomic window of Novosphingobium sp. MMS21-SN21R containing:
- a CDS encoding cytochrome P450, encoding MAETSEKRPKFRFDPYSPAIDADPFPAYKVLRDEHPCFWSEEAGKWVLSRYDDVLAALQDWRTYSSAKGNLVDEFPGRAGSTLGSSDPPRHDRLRALIQSAVTKRALEHIIEPARASAKAHLAALADKPTFDLVGEYTSKLTVDLLFYLFALPEEGAAEVRENAVLMVQTDPVTRQKSPEHLAAFQWMADYAEKLVAARKLEPGDDLLSNFITAEIDGEKLLDKEVQLTVTTLIMAGIESLSGFMAIFGLNLADHPEARQALVANPALIPDAIEESLRFNTSAQRFKRTLTRDVELHGQVMKAGDAVILAYGSANRDERMFTDPDTYDIARKAKRHLGFGGGVHACLGSMIGRVATQIAYEELLKAVPEFSRVNEELDWVPSSNFRSPKRLMLRTGG
- the glgX gene encoding glycogen debranching protein GlgX, encoding MTPGVTINDGRTRFTVRSPRALALTLCLFDGETEHFVGMDRAGHFWTVELEGDLSGARYGYRASGEWNPAAGLWFDPSKLLVDPYAAELDHKFRFDSNLSTYGFDTAALIPKAIISTLPVVKQQPPRFRHGGLIYEVNVRGLTMLHPDVPEHIRGTVAALGHPAIIQHLKRLQVTAIELMPIMAWIDERHLPPLGLTNAWGYNPVTPMALDPRLCPGGVAELRETVAALHAEGIGVVLDIVLNHTGESDVLGPVLCLRGLDDEAYAKAPDGTLINDTGCGNTLDFGNPAVRALALDTLRHFVKHCGIDGFRFDLATILARSPGFAGNAPIFAEIAADPWLADRIMIAEPWDIGPGGYQLGAFPPNWLEWNDRFRDDVRRFWRGDAGVGVLATRIAGSSDVFGKRCRSVNFLAAHDGFTLADGLAYEHRHNHANGEDNRDGHSENYSWNNGVEGETDNADVIARRAAYARAMLGTLFVSTGTIMLTAGDEFGRSQRGNNNAYAQDNPVTWIDWTNRDIALEEYVCALSSWRNSIIEQFSSFPEDGAWSGLDGGSMGVEAWQGGDTPGLRWSGGTYGFVVDRTGPVAGPA
- a CDS encoding alpha/beta hydrolase: MAQDTLARSSKDPLILTVPGLGNSGPGHWQTRWEETLPDCHRIDLGLWDDPHRNTWVNKINLAIQRADRPVVLAAHSLGCLAVAWWAEFEQPRDGKVIGALLVAPPDVEVRPIDRRLTRFAPFPHGELPFPSIVVSSRNDPYMGIGQAQQLAQAWGSGFVDAGEAGHINAESELGEWTFGQLLLGQLLPRPLARGERTYPAAVGGFHPDRALRRIGA
- a CDS encoding helix-turn-helix domain-containing protein, with the translated sequence MQVRAITHYPLYGETGVLVPPEFVHLERIYDRSSLHDWTIKPHAHPHMLQLLLVESGASLLLGDGGDEHVSAPALILVPPSSVHAFRFDRGAQGWVLSLAAGMLSDPRLGGVLGGLSAFDGQARAVTLSASSATAARLSWLLADMAGRLGVEPALGPGLLAQVGLILAEAAEATETAASRGPQDAREPLVARFRTLVEAHYREHWPVSAYAKALGTTMSTLTRATRALTGQSPADLVHERVVLEARRNLTFTGAGVAQIAYALGFADPAYFARFFKARTGFTARAFREQRVWTSTDLADRSKP
- a CDS encoding TetR/AcrR family transcriptional regulator, with protein sequence MTTAAPRKRKVDAERRAEIGRERRARTRARIVAVTFDIYGRETGLHCRVEEVCEAAGITRQTFYNHFSGMEDLREALTWEVAHEFLAKVTAVLDTKADGAERTATAIRYYLERGRTDSRWAWSIVNLSASGIVFGAETYEQARLTVAGGIACGMFQVPDVRIGRDLLLGTTLSALFTQLREETGGDYPAEVARGVLIGLGCPGDIASTVVSEPLPPL